The following is a genomic window from Actinomadura rubteroloni.
GTCGCGTTCTGCCTGCGCGCGGCGGCGGCCGTCGAGCGGGCGCTCACCGGGCTGGCGGCGGCGCCGCGCCTGCGCGCCGCCCGCTACGACCGCGCGGGGCGCCGCTGACCGAAGGGGACGCCTCTGTCGGTGGCCGCTGCCATAATCCGCGACATGTCCGTCCCCCTGCCGCACGATCCGCGTGCGTCCACCCTCTACCTCGACTGGGCGAAGGCGCACGGCCACGACCACGCCGCCGCCGAACGCCTGGTCGAGACGCTGCGCACCGGCGCCGCCCGCGTCCACCGCAAGCCCCGCCGGTTCGTCGACGAGCTGGCCCGCGAGACGCGCGGGCTGCCGCCCGACCACGTCCCCTGGTACTGGGACACGGTCGGGCACCGGCTGCTGAGGGCCGCGCCGCGCGCCGCCGGGGAGGCCTACGTCGCCGCGCGGCGGGCCGAGCGGGACGGCGCGCTGCCCGTCGACCCGGACTTCCGGCTCGCCAACGCCGCGCTGTTCGCCCGGCACGGCGCGCTGCCCGCCGGCGAGGTCCGCGCCCTGCGGGACTGGCTGGCCGCCGCGTACCCGGCCGACCGCGCGCACGAGCTGTTCGCGAACCTGGTGCTGGCGTGGCGCAAGGCGCCGCCGCCCGCCGAGCTGCCCCGGCTCGTGCGCGCGTCCGCGCGGGCCGCCGGGCACGGCCCGGCCGAGGAGTCGCGGATCCTTGCGCGCGTCCTCGCCGCCTGCGCGGGCACCGAGCTGTCGGACGGCCTGCTCGACCGGTCCGCCGCGACGTTCGCCGCCGCGCCGCCCGAAGACCCGGTCGCGCTCGCGGGCCTGTTCCCGACGGGCGCCACTGACGGCGCCGCGTTCCTGCGGATGCTGGACGCGGCGGGCGCGCTCACCGCCCTCGCCGACGGCGCCGAGCCCGAGGGCGGGCTCGCGGCGTGGCTCGGCGGGTTCCCGTTCCACTACTCGTACGTCCGCGTGCCCTACGGCGGCATCACCCGGCAGCCGATGCCCGCCGAACTGTTCGCGGCCGTCGAACGCGTCGCGCCCCGGCTGGCGGCAACGCCCGTGACGTTGCACCGGTCCCGGTTCAACGGCACGTCCAGCCTCGACGCCGACCTGCTCGACGCGTGCCTGGCGGCCGGGGTGCCGGTCACCGTCCCGGAGCTGAAGCGGCTGACGGAGTGGGGCGCGGCCTCGGTCCGCGACCTCAAGGCCGTCGCCGCGCACCCGGAGTTCGGGCCGCTGCTCGAACACACGCTGCGGTCCGGCCCCGGCACGGCCGTCACGCGGCTGCGGCCCGGCTCGGGCATCGAGGCGAGCGTCCACGCGCGGATCGAGGAACTGCTCGCCGCCGTCACGTCCGGCGGCGCCCGCGCGGCCGAACAGGCGCTCGCCGAACTGGACGGCGTCCTGGACACCCCGACGCTCGCCGCGCTGGACGGCACCGCCGCCGCCCTGGCCGCGCTGGACCTCACCGCCCCGCTGCTGCGCACGCTGCGCGCCGGGATCCCCGCCGAGCTGGCCTGGCCCGCCTACGACGCGGCGGTCGCCGAACTGGACGAGATCGCCGGGACGACCGCGACGTGGCCCGTCCTCACGCTGTTCGGGGGCGGGCGCGCGATCGCCGTGGGGCCGTCCGGACGGGTCGGCGCCTGCGCCTACACGCTGCCGGACGACGCCGGGATCCACACCGTCCACTACGCCGACGGCGACTTCCTCGTCGCCTGGACGGCCGACCGGTACGCGCCGCGCCGCGCGTTCTGGGCGAGCGACCCCGGCACGGTCGCCACGCTCGCGTCCGCCGACGCGCGCGGCGTCAGCGAGAGCGCGCACTGGGAGTACGGCGACGAGTTCGCCGTGCCCGGCGGCCGGTTCGACGGGAAGCGCGTGCAGCGGCCCGGCGAGTTCACCGGCATCGCCTACCCGGGGCGCCAGCTCAGCGACGGCACCCGCGTGTGGGCCACGCACAGCAGCCCCCGCACGCTGGACGACTACACGGCCGAGGACGGCACGCCGCTCCCGTCCTTCTTCACCGCGCCGCGCGCCGGGTACGAGATCGAACCGCGCCTGGTGTTCCTCGCCCCGGCGCCGGACTCCCCGCTCGGCGGCGCGGAGGGCCTCAGCGGGTCCCGCGTGCTCGTCCCCGAGGGCCGCGACCCCGACCACTACATCGTGGAGACGCTGGACGGGCGTTCGGCGAGGATCGCGTCCAAGCACATCGCGCCGTACCCGTTCGGCATCGCGCGGATGCCCGGGGGCGCCGCCGACACCGTGCTCCAGCGCGCGTGGCAGATCGTGCGCGGCGTGGACCCCGCCGACGGCACCGTGCTCTGGGAGGCCCCGACGCACGGCGCCGGGACGCCGGTCCCGCCGCCGCTGTTCTGGCACCTGCTCGCGCCGCGCGACCCCGCGTCGTCGCGGGCGCTGCGGGCCGCCGACGCCTCCGCCGCCCGCGCCCTGCTCGACGGCGGCGCCGTCCCCGGCGTCGCCGATCCGGTGATCGCGGCGACGGCGGCCGACCTCGCGGCCCGGCTGGCGGACGCGCGCGACCGGCTGGTGCGGCGCGCGGAGGTCGTCGCGTCGGGCGCGCTCGTCCGGCCGCCCGCCGAGGCCGCCGACACCGCCCTGCTGCCCGCGCTGCGCGGCCTGGTCGCCCTGCGCGGCCCCGGCGCGCCGGACGGGCCGCCGTCCCCGCTGCCCGCCACGCTCACCGCGATCGCCGCCGACGGGCGCTTCCTCGACGGCGCGGTCACCGACGAGGTCCGGCGGCTGAGCCGTCCCGCCGCGCCCTGCGACTGGCCGGTGCTGCTCGGCGCCATCGGCGCGGTCGCGCTGCGCGCCGTGACGGCCGCGACGTCCGGCGACGATCGGGCCGCGCTCGTCGCGCTGCTGCGCACCTGGGCGGACACGCCGTTCGCGCGTCCGGGCGAGTGGCGGTACGGGTACGCGCGCTCGGCCGCGTCCGGGGACGGGACGGTCACGGTGGCGCCGCCGCGCTTCGTCCAGTGGGCGTCCGCGCCGCTCCCGGCGGACGCGACCAAGGTCGAGACGGCCGTCACCGGCGACGACGCGGCCCTGATCGGGCGCGTCCTGGACCTGCTCGCCGAGCACGGCCCGGTGACGTTCGGCGACGCGGCGGCCGAGGAGTTCGCGCGCCGCACCGGCGTCCGTCCCGGCCTCGCCCGCTACGTCCTGGACGGCCTGCCGCGCCGCGCCGAGTTCGGCAGCGACCGCGTGACGAGCATCGAGGAGCAGGAGAAGGCGCTGCGCTCCTACACCGGCTCCAAGACGGCGGTGCAGGAGGCCGAGAACCTGCTGCGGCGGCTCGGGCACGCCGGGCACCGCCGCGTCCTCGCCGCCGCCGTGCCCGCCGACCCCGCCGAGCTGTGGACGGCCGGCGGCGCCGTCGCCGCCGCCGCGCGCATGGCCGACGCCTGGACGGCCCTGCTCGGCGCCCGCCGCCCGGTGGACGAGAACCTCGCCGCCGAGCTGGACCGCGACCTCGGGCTGGACTCGTCCTGGGCCGCCGCGCTGGGCGATCCGTCGCCGCGCGCGGTGGAGGTTCCGGCGATGGTCCCGTCCGCGCGGCGCGGCGACATCTGGCTGCGCGCCCTCAAACCGGACGGCACGCCCGGCGGCTACCACTACGGCCACCCGTACGTGGTGCTCGCGTCGGTGCTCGCGTGGGCGTGCTCGGAACGGCCCGCGGGGGACCCGTCCGTCGGCGGCCTCGCGGCCCTGCTCGACCAGTTGCGCGCCACCGTCGCGGCGCCCGACCGGTTCATCCCGCTCGGGTCGCAGCGGATCGGGGGCGGGCGCGCGGTGCGGGCGGCGCTGTTCGGGCCGCGCACGCTGACCGTCCAGGCGCACGCGTCCGACGCCGGGGACCCGGTCGACGCGTTCGACGACGGCGTCCTGATCGTCGGCGCCGACGACAACTGGGCGCGCCCGCTGCTGCGCACGACCGCGCTGAACGACCCCGCCGCGCTCGCCGAGGAACTGGAGGTCTGCGCCGAGTACAAGCTGGACTCGCTGGCCTTCGACCTGCGCCGGGAGGCGGCCCGGCTGAACGTGGCGGCGCTGGTGGAGCGGGCGCTGAACAGCCCGGTCCCGGCCGGACGGTACGAGAACGACCCGTCCGCGAGCGTCCCCGGCCTGGTCGCCGAGGTCGCCGCCGACCTCGGCGCGAGCCCGGACGCCGCCGCGCTCTACCTCCAGCTCCTCACGCTCGCGCAGCCGACGGACAAGAACGTCCGCCGCTGGAACGGCTGGAAACCGGCCCGCCACACGGCCGCACAGGACGAGCTGGCGGCGCTCGGCGCGGTCGTCGTGGAGAAACGGCCACGGGCGCGGCGGACGGCGTTCGTCCCCGGCCCGTGGACGGATCTCAAGTCCCCGGCGCTCCCGATGGAGGAACGGAAGCTGGAGCCGTACCTGCTGAAGGTGAACTACAAGAAGGAAGTGAGCGGGCCGTTCATGCGGGTCCTGCCGCCGGTGCCCGTCCACGAGCTGTTCCACCGCGCGTGGGCGGACCGCTGAGCTTCGCGAAGAAGTCCAGCACGTGCCCCGCCACCGCGTCGGGGTCCTCGGTGGCGGGGAAGTGCCCGACGCCGCCGAGGACCTTGACGCGCAGGTCGGCGGCGCGTGGCCCGAAGCCGGACATCCCCCGGACGGGCAGCAGCGGGTCCCGGTCGCCCGCGAGGACGAGCGTCGGGACCGTCAGCGGCGTCCGCCGGTACCGCCCCGCGAGGATCGCCGGGATCTCCCGCGCGACCAGCCCCCGGTAGTAGCGGACGGTCGCGCGGACCCGCTCGGGGTCCTCGAACTGCCGCAGGTAGACGGCCTGGTCCTCGGGCGGCAGGGTGCCGGTCCGGTGGACCCAGTGCCGCAGCGCCCACCGGGGGATCGCCGACCCCGCGAGCCGGGGTCCCGTCGCGTTGGCGAGGATGTGCCACAGGCGCGCGCCGTCCGGCAGCGTCCCCGGCGTCGGCCGCGTGAACGGGCTCGCGGTGTTGATCGCGACGAGCCCCCGCACGCGGCCGGGGTGCCTGAGTGCGATGAGATAGGCGGCGAGGCCGCCCCAGTCGTGGCCGACCAGCCCGAACTCGCGCACGCCGAGCCGGTCGAGCAGGCCGAGCACGTCGCGGGCCATCACGGCGGGCCGGTAGCCGTCGCGCGGCGCGTCCGTCCAGCCGAGGCCGCGCAGGTCCGGGCAGACGACCCGGTGCCGCTCGGCGAGGCGCGGCAGGACGTGCCGCCATTGCCACCAGTGCTGCGGCCAGCCGTGCAGCAGGACGAGCGGGTCGCCCGCGCCGGCGAGCGCGACGTGCGTGCGCAGGCCGCCGACGTCCACGAACGCGTGCTCGACGCCGGGGACGTCCGGCGGCGGCGCCGTCACCGGGCCTCCGCCGACGTCCGGTCCAGGAAGCCGGTGATCGCGGTGGCCAGCGGCAGCGGCCGGTCGACGGGCGAGAACGTGCGGGCGCCGGCGATCCAGGTGAGCCGCGCGTCGGGGAAGTCCCCGGCCAGGCGCTCGGCGTCGGACGCGGGGAAGAACCGGTCCTTCTCCGACCAGGCGATGAGCACGGGCCGGTCGAAGCCCGCGAAGCGCTCCGCCGCCGCGCGGGTGTGGCGCGGGTCGAGACCGCGCAGCACGCGGCGCAGGTCGGCGCGGACGGCCGGGTCCACGCGGGCGGGCGTCACGAACGAGTCGCTGACCTCGCGGCGCAGCGGGACGCTCGTCAGCCAGCCGTAGGCGAGCGGCGTCCGGCGCAGCGCGCGGACCCGCAGCGTGGCGGCCAGCGCGGTGAGCGCGCCCGGGAGCGCGGCGGCGACCTTGAGGAACGCGAACGCCTTCGGCGGGAACCGGTCGTAGGCGTCGCAGGAGGTGAGGACGAGCCGCGCGACGAGGTCGGGCCGCGTCACGGCGGCGATCTGGCACACCGCGCCGCCGGTGTCGTTGCCGACGAGCGTGACCGGCCCGAGCCCGAGGTCCTCGATCAGGCCGATGAGCAGCGCGGCGAGGCCGGGCGGGGTGAGGTCGGCGTCCGGCGCGGCGACGGTGTGCGACCCGAACGGCAGGTCGACGGTGACGCAGCGGTGGCCGGGCGCGACGAGCGGCACGACCCCGGCCCAGAGGTTGGCGTTGACGAGCAGCCCGTGGACGAACACGACCGGCGCGCCGTCCCCGGTCTCGAACACGGGCAGCCGCGCGGCCGGCAGGACGATCTCGCGGCGCGTCCCGAGGGCGGGGTCGCGCCAGGTCCCGTACGTGGTCTGGGTCATCCGAACCAGCTCCCTGCTTGAGAGGATGGGTGTGCCAGGAGAGTAACAAACAGGCTGTCTGTTTTTAAGAGGGGGACGATGAGTCGGCAGGCGGAGAGGTCGGAGGCGACCCGGACGGCCCTGGTCGCCGCCGCGCGCGAGCTGTTCGCCGAGCGCGGCTACGCCGGGGTCGGCACCGTGGAGATCGTGGACCGCGCCGGAAGCTCCCGGGGCGCCATGTACCACCACTTCAAGGACAAGAAGGAGCTGTTCCGGGCCGTCTACGAACAGGTCCAGGAGGAGATCGTCGCGCAGGTCGCGGCGGCGATGGAGGACGTCGGCGACGACCCGTCCGCCGCCCTGGACACGGGCCTGCGCGTCTTCCTCGACACCTGCCTCCAACGCGACAAGGCGCGCATCGGCCTGGTCGACGCGCCCGCCGTCCTCGGCTGGGCGGCCTGGCGCGAGATCGACGAGCGGTACGCGCTCGGCCTGGTCACCGCCGGGCTGGAGATGGGCCGCGCGGCGGGCGTGCTGCGCGCCGACCTCCCGCTGCGCCCGCTCGCCCACATGGTCCTGGCGTCGCTCGCCGAGGCCGGCCTGCTCATCGCCGGCTCCGACGACCCCGAGACCGCCGGCCGCGAAGCCCTCCCCGCCGTCCTGGCCTTCCTGGAGGGCCTCCGCGCCTAGCCCTCCGCCGCGCGGTGGAGGGCCGCGAGGTGGGAGAGCGCGGGGAGCGCGGCGGCGAGGGCTTCGCGTTCGGCGGGCGCGAGGCGGCCGGTGACGTCGGTGAGGCGGGCGATGCGCTCGGCGTGGCGGCCGTCCACGATCGCGGCGCCCGCGCCGGTCACGTGGACGAGCACAGCACGTCCGTCGGACGGGTCGGACTGGCGCTCCACCAGGCCGTCGCGCTCCAGGCGGGTGACGATCTGGGTGACCGCCGACTGCGTGACGTGCTCGTCGGCGGCCAGGGCGATGAGCCGTCGCGGGCCGCACCGCGCCAGCGTGTGGAGCACCGAGAGCGTGGTGAAACTGAGGCGCTGGGACGTCGGGAGCCGCACGGACATCCGCGCGACGTCCTCCAGCACGGTGGCCAGATCGGCGACGTCGAGATCGGTGGCGGAGGACACGCGCCCGAACGATAGCGAAGTCCGCCCGCCGCGCCGACTCATTTTTCCCGCGCCGGACGCGCAGGTCGCGCGGCACGGCGACCGGCCGTCAGGAAGTGTTTACGAGGATTTAGCGGGATACGGAATGGTCTCGTCGGGACGCGGGCGGTGACGATGGCGGCGTCGACCCCCTCGCTCTGGGAGGCCCCGTGTCCAAGCAACGCCCCCGCTCGTCCTGGGCCAGGCGCGCCGCCGTCGCGCTCGTCGCCGCCGTGTCGGTGACGGGCGCCGTCTCGACCGTCCCGGCGAACGCGACCGTCTACGGCTCCTGCACGATCTCGCGCTGCGCCGACGGCAGCTACGCCGCGTCGGTGTGGGCGGGCAAGGGCTGGCCGTCCACGTCCGGCTGGTACACCTGGCCGGACGGCAAGTGGAACTACACTGGCGGCGTCTACCACAACTACGACGGACAGCTCCCGTCCGGCGCGACCTACCACGAGTACGACGTCTACTCGCGGGCGAAGGGCGCGTCGCGGGACGCGTACCGGATCGTCCACAGCAGCACCGGCGCGGTCTACTTCTCGCCGGACCACTACGCGAACTTCTACCGGCTCTCCTAGAACGAGGTCCCGCCGATGACGCCGCCGCCCTGGTTGACGGTCACCGGCGACCCGGTTCCGGCCGACCTCGACGGACGGGACTGCCGGACCCGCGCCGCCCTCTTCACCGAGGCGGCGCGGGCGCTGGCCTTCCCCGACTACTTCGGCCGCAACTGGGACGCCTTCGCCGACTGCCTCCGCGACCTGGACCGCTCGTCCCTGACCGTCGCGCACGCCGACGAACTGCTCGCCGACGAGGACCCGCGCCAGCTCGCGATCCTGCTGGACGTCCTCGCCGACGCATCCGCCGACGGCCTCACGACCACCTTCCTGGTCCGCGCCGACCGCGAACCCGAGCTGGAGAACCGCATCGCCGCCGCTCTAACCTGACGGGCACGATGCCCGATTGTTCCTCCTGCGGGGGCGTGGTCGCCCCCGACGGCCGCTGCTGGGACTGCGGCACGCCCCAGCCGTCCTTCCGCGCCCACCTCGAAACCGTCCTCGCCGACCGCGCCGCCGGCGTCAGCGACCGCGGCACCCGCCCCGGCGCCAACGCCGACGCGCTCGCCCTGGCGACCGCCGGCGCCTGGACGATCGCCGTCGTCTGCGACGGCGTCTCACTCACCCCGCGCGCCGACCGCGCCGCCCGCATCGCCGCCGAGACGGCCGCCGCCGAACTGACGACCCGCCTGCACGCCGGCACCGAACCCGAGGACGCCCTCGACGCCGCCGCCGTCCGCGCGGCCCGCGCCGTGACCGCCCTGGCCACGTCCGCCACTCCTGCTGCCGCCCCGCCCGTGCCCGGCCGCGCCGCGACCCCGTCCGCCGCCTCGCCGGAGGCCGCCCGCGCCGCGCTCCCGGCTGTCGCTCCGCCCGGGACGGCTCACGCCGCGTCCCCGTCGGCCGCCTCGCCCGTGCCCGGCCGCGCCTCGTCCCCGGCTGCCGCCATGGGGGTGACCGGCCGCGCCGCGTCCCCGGCCGCCGACCCGGCCGGGGCCGACCGCGCCACGCGTCCGGCCGCCGCCCCAGTTGTGGTCGCCCGCGCCACGTCACGGGCCACCAGTCCGGTCGTGCCCGGCCGCGCCGCGTCCCTGGCCGCCGGTCTGACGGTGGGCGGGTGCGAGACGGTTTCGGCGGCCCTGGGCGAGGCGGGTCGTGGGGCGGGTCCGGCGCCGGCGTGCACGTTCGTCGCCGCGATCGCCGGGCCGTCCGGGCTGTGGACGGGCTGGATCGGCGACAGCCGCGCCTACTGGCTCCCCGACGACGGGACCGCGCTGCGCCTGACCGGGGACGACCACGGCGCGCACGAGGCGCTCGCCGCCTGGCTCGGCGCGGACGCGGACGAGCCGCGCGTGCGGATCCGGTTCCTGCGCCCGTCCGGGCCGGGTCGGCTGCTGTTGTGCACGGACGGCCTCTGGCGCTACCTGCCGGGCGCCGCCGAGCTGCGGGCGCGGCTCGGCGGCGGCGACCTGCGCGCGGACGCCCGGGCGCTCGTCGGGCACGCGCTCGCGGCGGGCGGCCACGACAACGTCACGGCCGTGCTGATCAGAGCTGGAGGCCCGTGAGGACCATCACCTTCTCCTCGGTGTAGTCGTTCATCGCCGAGTGGAGACCCTCGCGGCCGACGCCGGAGTCCTTCACGCCGCCGTAGGGCATCTGGTCGGCGCGGTAGGACGGGACGTCGCCGATGATCACGCCGCCGACGTCCAGTTCGCGGTGCGCGCGGAACGCGACGTCCAGGCTGCGGGTGAACACGCCCGCCTGGAGGCCGAAGGCGGAGTCGTTGACGTGGGCGAACGCGTCGTCCACGCCGTCCACCGGCTGGACGAGCAGGACGGGCCCGAAGACCTCCTCGCGCGCGACCTTGGCGTCGGCGGGCACCTCGGACAGGATCGTCGGGGCGTAGACC
Proteins encoded in this region:
- a CDS encoding alpha/beta fold hydrolase translates to MTAPPPDVPGVEHAFVDVGGLRTHVALAGAGDPLVLLHGWPQHWWQWRHVLPRLAERHRVVCPDLRGLGWTDAPRDGYRPAVMARDVLGLLDRLGVREFGLVGHDWGGLAAYLIALRHPGRVRGLVAINTASPFTRPTPGTLPDGARLWHILANATGPRLAGSAIPRWALRHWVHRTGTLPPEDQAVYLRQFEDPERVRATVRYYRGLVAREIPAILAGRYRRTPLTVPTLVLAGDRDPLLPVRGMSGFGPRAADLRVKVLGGVGHFPATEDPDAVAGHVLDFFAKLSGPPTRGGTARGRAPAAGPA
- a CDS encoding alpha/beta fold hydrolase, which codes for MTQTTYGTWRDPALGTRREIVLPAARLPVFETGDGAPVVFVHGLLVNANLWAGVVPLVAPGHRCVTVDLPFGSHTVAAPDADLTPPGLAALLIGLIEDLGLGPVTLVGNDTGGAVCQIAAVTRPDLVARLVLTSCDAYDRFPPKAFAFLKVAAALPGALTALAATLRVRALRRTPLAYGWLTSVPLRREVSDSFVTPARVDPAVRADLRRVLRGLDPRHTRAAAERFAGFDRPVLIAWSEKDRFFPASDAERLAGDFPDARLTWIAGARTFSPVDRPLPLATAITGFLDRTSAEAR
- a CDS encoding TetR/AcrR family transcriptional regulator, with translation MSRQAERSEATRTALVAAARELFAERGYAGVGTVEIVDRAGSSRGAMYHHFKDKKELFRAVYEQVQEEIVAQVAAAMEDVGDDPSAALDTGLRVFLDTCLQRDKARIGLVDAPAVLGWAAWREIDERYALGLVTAGLEMGRAAGVLRADLPLRPLAHMVLASLAEAGLLIAGSDDPETAGREALPAVLAFLEGLRA
- a CDS encoding MarR family winged helix-turn-helix transcriptional regulator; the encoded protein is MSSATDLDVADLATVLEDVARMSVRLPTSQRLSFTTLSVLHTLARCGPRRLIALAADEHVTQSAVTQIVTRLERDGLVERQSDPSDGRAVLVHVTGAGAAIVDGRHAERIARLTDVTGRLAPAEREALAAALPALSHLAALHRAAEG
- a CDS encoding ribonuclease domain-containing protein — its product is MSKQRPRSSWARRAAVALVAAVSVTGAVSTVPANATVYGSCTISRCADGSYAASVWAGKGWPSTSGWYTWPDGKWNYTGGVYHNYDGQLPSGATYHEYDVYSRAKGASRDAYRIVHSSTGAVYFSPDHYANFYRLS
- a CDS encoding barstar family protein produces the protein MTPPPWLTVTGDPVPADLDGRDCRTRAALFTEAARALAFPDYFGRNWDAFADCLRDLDRSSLTVAHADELLADEDPRQLAILLDVLADASADGLTTTFLVRADREPELENRIAAALT
- a CDS encoding PP2C family protein-serine/threonine phosphatase; amino-acid sequence: MPDCSSCGGVVAPDGRCWDCGTPQPSFRAHLETVLADRAAGVSDRGTRPGANADALALATAGAWTIAVVCDGVSLTPRADRAARIAAETAAAELTTRLHAGTEPEDALDAAAVRAARAVTALATSATPAAAPPVPGRAATPSAASPEAARAALPAVAPPGTAHAASPSAASPVPGRASSPAAAMGVTGRAASPAADPAGADRATRPAAAPVVVARATSRATSPVVPGRAASLAAGLTVGGCETVSAALGEAGRGAGPAPACTFVAAIAGPSGLWTGWIGDSRAYWLPDDGTALRLTGDDHGAHEALAAWLGADADEPRVRIRFLRPSGPGRLLLCTDGLWRYLPGAAELRARLGGGDLRADARALVGHALAAGGHDNVTAVLIRAGGP